The Oreochromis aureus strain Israel breed Guangdong linkage group 7, ZZ_aureus, whole genome shotgun sequence region TCTGGatgtaaaaataatattaatgatgatgatgaatcaTCTCAtgtcatataaataaaaacacacacagatttgcCTAAAGAATCCTGGAGGGATTTTATCAgctaaaaatgctaaaattatTGCTGTTGTGGTTCCGCTTAATGATTTTCTGTAACAACGATGCAATAAAATATTACAGTTTGAATGGAACAATCATTTTCTGTGAAGTGACAGGAATAAAGCTGGCTGGAGTCTTCACAAATACGTCATTTAACCTCTCCCTCCTCTTCATCAGGGCTACAGATGTGTACAAGCTCAGCCAGGAATACTCCATCAGGATAGAGGGGAAGTGTCCTCTTCCACTCTGGGCCATATTCATCTGAACACTGAGAAGACTTATCTGAGAGCTTTTGGGGGGGGCTACGGTCCCAGATTGACCTCTTCGACTTTAAGGCTTGATAAAACgaaaagaaggagaaaatcAAATTTCCAAACTTGAAATCCAACAAACAGACTAGAAATACAGAATAAAGAACGCAAACATAGAATCAGAAGGTGAATTCATTTAAACTAGAGACTTCTCCACCAATGACTATTTTTAgtgtctgtttaaaaaaaaaaactgtgtaatTATTCATGGAAATTTGTGGACATGTCCCTGTTTGGGATAAATACATCTGAAGGAAGACTTGAAACACAACACAGCCATGCAGACACATTTCTACACTACTCATTACACTGATCCTAGCACAGCTTCACCTTGCAGCAGGCTGTCATTTTTTGCCTTCAAACTGTTGATTTCTGCGGTCATAGCTGAGATCTGATGAAGAGAGAAACAGTTTCAGACCTCTGACTTCATGTTTCCTCTTGCAGGGGTGCACTGGCCATATTAATGcactattttattattttaatcatttttctaaaaaaaatgttcagaaaAGTAGGTCAAAGATCTTCACATGGAAACACACTGTAACTCATTCCTATCCTTTCATGGTTGACTTCACTGTCTTTCTACTGAATGGTTAACTCCTTTGCTTCATATCCAATTATTTACCAAGTACAAGGAGTCATATTTGAGATTATGGCggaaatgtttttttccacGTACCATTTAAGCAGCTATGCAGTCAGAATGACAGCCCTTCTCGTGTGCTGGATGCTCTTTGATTAAAGTAGAAGCTGGGATTAGTGCTCTCTGCACAtatgcgtgtgtatatgtaatgAAAGTGAGGGCGGTTCAGAATTTCACAGTATAATCTGCGTGCCACGATAATGCCACTAATTATATTAAGTCGaatcagttgcagatgatataTATCccagtaatatatatatatatagatatgttctttttattcttttagttTGATTTTATAAATTTTTGAACTTTGTAATGCTTTCTGCAGTTGAACATTAAGTTTAATAACCTGCTGTTTCTGATCAAGGAGGTTTTCATCATGGGTCTCCTCTCCtgcctctccctcctcctcctcctctgcaggAGAGCTGTTaatctcctcctcatcctcctcaaaCACTGGCATCAAACCCGACGCTTGTTGCCAGTTTCTCCTGTCCACTGCAGCCTGAGAGAAAATCACAAACACTTTTTGGCCAGGATCATTGTGTTTTTCAGCTTTAAATGGCTGAGGCTTCTTACCCTAATAAGTTTAACTGTGGGTGTCCAGTCTTGAGGTGAAGAAGCTCCATTGCTGTTACCCTCCTGGGCCTCCTTTCCCTCTcgttctttaaataaactctttAACTACAGATGTAATAGAAAATAGCAGTTACACAGGCTTGTTGTAACCTACCGCGGGTGTAAAACAAAACTGGCCACACTATGAACTCCCTGAATGCTGGGACTCACAACAGACCAGTGCTATCaacatgctaacatgctaacactaCAAACTACAAACTTGTACAAACTTTGTAAAgctttgtttaatgttttaaccTGCCGGCCATCATTATGTAGCTGAAGCTGCAGGGAATACTGTTGTTGTTTAATAAATTAAGTACTTGACATATTAAGCATATTAGCATCTGATTCAAAATTTATTGGGATGTTTCACTGACAACCACAAGTCCAAACTTGTTGCAGGCTTTATCCTGAAGTTCTGTGGAAAATCCTGAGGCTCCCCTACCAATTCATATCAATTAGATTGTATTTCAGTAAAAAGTTAATAAGTAGACTGATTAACAATGCCACTCTGGATCCATAGTGCTAACCTGGATCAGGACCAGGATCATACACTACCTGCTCAGTGACCAGTCTCCTTTGCTGCTCTGTGTCTACATTAAGCGTACAGATCGTTTTGCCCCTTTGGCCTTGGACAGAAGGTTTCCCATCTTCAACCTGCAGGCAAGATTAGCCTcatttgttacatttacaaaGAGAGGTGGCTTTTAATACATTCCATTTATGGACTTGACCTCAGAAAACTGCCTCCGGGTTTGAAGCTTCGAGCTTGGGAGGACTTGGTTCACCTTCCCTGGAATCTCTAAAAACATCAGGAAGTCGTTTCAGAACTcagcaaggaaaatcagtgcaTTGAATCCTGGCAGGCTGGCTCATACCCTCTGAGTCACGAATGAAGATGTCTGTTAGAAGGCTTCCCTGATCTTGGCCATCTTTGGGAACCTTTTTCATGAGCTAAGGGGAGGAGATAAGAACATACCCTTTGGGTTATGAGTGGTTAAATGTGTTGATTTATAGTATGATCAGGTTGTAGTGACACTACCTTGAGCTCCAGGGCAGAAATCTTGATTTTAGCctcatttttttccatctctctcAGCCTTTCTAGAGTCTTTAAAGCATGTTCTCTAAGATAGTGCACATGGTCATCTGTTACACAGTCATTTTTTAGAGTCTACAACAATATGTCACACATCAGTTTAAGAAGGAAGAAAGCCTACTTTTCACTcagttctttctctctgtctgcaagtttttgcttcagtctTTGAACCTCGCTGCTTTGGATGCTGACCTGTACGTAAACcacaaaagacaaaagacaacATCATCTTCTCGTCACAGATCCCCTCACCTTCCATTAAGGTGTCGAAAATGCACATAAGTGAGGCAGGAATATTTTGTTACCTGAAGGGATTTGTTTGGGTGGCTCTCGGAGTCCCATAACAAAGAGGATTCTGAtaagctgataaaaaaaaaaacaattatgatGAAGCTCACAAAATTTCATTCCAAGCACTTTCCTGAcattgtgttttgaaaatggaaATCTCATCAAAATCTACTTACCATGTCTCTGTCCCTTTGTCTGGAGTCTGGCCCCCTTCACCTGCAAATACAACGCCCCCTTGTGTCAGAGAATTCAATGACTTTTCTGCATTCTTGTCTGGAATATTTTCACTTGGCACAGATTACTCAGAAGTGAGCTCACCTTTACCTTTGTCCTTATCTTTGTGAAGACATGCCTGGCTCTTGCTCCTTTCCAGCTCCAGCTTTTCAAGCTCATCCCTGAGCAGCGAGTCACATCCTccctgaatgttacaggtgttcaGTTATATCATCTACAGCTACAGGTTTCTATTCAGAGGCACGCTGCCCTCTTTCTGTTGCTTCAGTTTTGGATCTTTTTTCTCTAACTGGAAAAATATTATCaaaatgtttgatgtttgttaTACATGGCAATTCCTTTTTTAGCCTCAGCAGCTAAAatccagtattttattttaaacacttgGATAAATGCACTGATTGAAAATGATCTCCCTTCACAAAAATAGTGCATTTCTTTACTTATACTTCACTTGGATGTTCCACTGCACAGAATTAAGTGTGTTCTGACATCAGAAGGCGGTGTTTACACTCATCTTCCCAAGAGGAAAACTTTCTTTGCACTTATTCTAGACATGTGTGATTGTGAGACATGACATATTAGCCTGGAAGTTAGTCATGGTCCAGGAACTTATCCAAGTCTCCAGGTCTCATACACTGGGAAAAGACTTTTAGTACACTAGGAGTGTCTGAAAATGATTATTTGGGAGAAGCAGTATATGAGATATACTTGATGTCTTTAAGAGCATGGTAAAAGGATGTTCTTACTTTATTTCTTGAGTTCTTCTTTAACTCCTCTAACTCCTCTTGTGTAGACTGCAGGGTCAAAGCCACCTTTTGCCATTTCTCTGTCCAATGTGAGGCCACAGCCTTTAGTTCCTCGATGGTCTGGACCTTTACCACATCTTGTTTGCGATACTCTTCCTCCCGCTTCTCCCTCTCAAACACCTCACCCTCCAAACGCAGACACTGATTCCTCAGTTTCTGGTTTTCTGATTCCAAGACTTCCACAGATTCCCTGAAGAAATAGTTTGAAGTTTATGTAAAGAGAATTGTACTGCACTGCATAGtcaataacaaataaagaagcATCTTCTCATATTGAATAATGTGTCTGATCTCCATCTTACCTGTGCTCACAGCACTTATTCTGCATTTCTTCTAATCTGCCTTTAATTTCACTCTGCAGTTCCTCTTTTTCTCTGATCAGCTGAGAGCACCACGCCTCCAGATCTGTGACCTGTTTGGTGTTTACGATTTTCTCATCTGTTAGCTCCTGTAGCTCATGGTGTGATATCTCCAGCCTCTTCTTGATCATTTCAAGCTCTCctcttattttttcattttcctgaTGCAATTACAGGAAGGCAATACTTCAATTAAGAACCCTCCTCCCAACTAAAATGCATTAAAAGAGTAGCTCCTTAAAGGCTTTTCCAACCTCTCTGAGAGCCTTTGATTCTTCCTTCACCACAacatctttctgctcctgtttGTTGTGAGTCTGCATCTCCAGGACTTGAACCCTCTGGAGAAGATTTGTCTTCTCCTATAACGCACCCGAAAACCAAGTTGTAGTTATAAATCACAGTGCTTTGATCTATGCTGTGGATTACACTCACATCACAGTTAAAAACAATACCTGTATCAGGTGATCTTTGTCACACAGAGCCTCAGTCAGTTTGgcctttatttcttttatattgTCCTCCAACTTTAACACTTGAGTTGATAAGGTGGCCTTTTCCTGAACAAAATTAGGAAGATAgtgttttaaattaattttgatCATCTGTGTTGTAAAAACTGGACTTATGGGACTTTGATTGAGCATTGACagaagttaaaaaacaacaatttggtaacatcataaaacatttgtcatttaaaatggaTCACATCTCTTTTCTCCGGAGGACAAACTATACATTGTTAActgttcaaaaatgtttttgtttattgtcaGTTTTGTTCAGTTAATAATAACTTAATAGGTGAATAAAGGCCAGCTTCTGGCTTATCAGTGTGGATGTGCAATGAAATACTGAATTCTGGCAACAACCAGGCATGCTTGGCTGATCTTGTTGTTGGCTTCGCTCAGCTCTTTCTGCAGGTCAGAATGATCCTGTGCAGTGTGGCTGAGCTTCTTGTCCGTCTCCTCTATTTGACTCAACAGCGTCCTCTGCATCTGGGTGTGCACAGAAACAGAGCGCACACTGAAGAGATGAAAATAGCAACACCACTGATGCATGACACACTTTGATGTCACTTATACAAAACTATCTGCGATAACACAAAACCATCAACCGCTGATGATTCTTATGGAAGGTATTTTCACACAGCACACTCATCTAAATATGACGGTGCAAACAAAGAACCTCCTTTACAGCAGCGAACTCCCCTGACAGGACAGTGTTAGTGCCACACCACAAAAACAAGTCAGAACAAGTTCATGTTCACTTAATGTAACAGAAAAGGGCCCGATGCACACAGCGTGGCCAGACAAGCGAACTTTTTCTGATTGTGCAGCTTTCCAGATACCTTGTTGCAGTGCAGCACAGCTCACTCTGTTCCGGCATCCTACTCAATTAGCAGAGGCCTCCCCTGATACCACACCCTGAACTCATTGCTCCAACCCATTCCTCCACCCTGAACCCATTGCTCCAACcatcccctgcagctgagccacagacCACACCCTGCCACGCCTGGCTTCCAATCTTCCCCAATACCCATTGAAAGAAGCCCATCCAACAGAGGATGGACCGCACAATCCACAAGACCCAAAGGATCCCTTGCCAGTTTCTTGGAATCAAACCCCAAGAAAAACCCACAAAAGTTCCACACAGTCAGATATGATTTGGTGAAACAGAAGGGAGCGTAACAATATATGACATTTGATTGCCGCATTGTGTTaaattgtaatatttttaaattcacCTCAATAGACGCTTGAAGCTGTTGGAGTGCCTTGTTACGCTCTTCTTCTAGTGTCTTTGCCTTAGTCTCAGCCTCTTTCAGAGCCTCTCTCAACTCCAGCATCTCTGTGccaactttctgcttctcctGGATTAAAATCATTTGTTAGAAAAAGTGACATTTAGCAAAAGGGAACAAGGAGTAGCACCTTGTTTAGTGTGAATCTTTTATAATAATCCAATGGCTTAAACATCAGTCTGTTAAAGCCTTCTTGACTCACTGGTAATGTTCTGTTGAACGAGCCTGGAGCTCTCTCAGTTGATTGATCGATGCTTCCTCTGTCCAGAGCAGACCTCATTTGTAACAAATCCTTCTCCAGATTTAAGACCCTTGTAAGCAAATATCATGTGAGAAATTTTTTCTTAAATTCTTAAATACTTTTTCTAGGACAATCTTTTCCTGGACTTACTTTTCACAGAGTTCTCTGCATTGtctgcttttttcattttcaggtgATACAGCAGCCTTCTTCTCGCCCTCGAGGCCCTTCATCATTTGTGGTAGCTGCTATGGGACACATTATTACATGGTGAGAGGATGCTGTGTGCAAGACAAACCAAATACTTACCCAGAGTAGCAATCAATCCAAAATAGCTAAGGAGAATGAAAAATTCAACACACTCAAAACAAATAAGGCATATTATGTATTTAGTCTTAGACATTTCAATCAACTTGCCCTGCCAGGCAGCTGTGCAATAGCTGCGTTGTAGCTCAACGTGtctctggtcttcagccagTCCAGTTGAGACTCAAGTCGCTCGTGAGCCTCCTGCAGCCAGTGCACTACTTCTGTTTGTCTGAAGCTACTTCCATCCCGGGCAGCCCTTAACTCAGCCCCTAATGATCGTGTAGGACTCTCAGGCCCCAGATGGGACAATGATTGCCACCTCCTTAGACCTGGGTCATTTTGCCTGGAGCCACCAGCACTGCTCGATGTTCAGAAACACATAAATTAGCCATATACCAACCTCACTGAAAACTCATGTCTCTATATAATA contains the following coding sequences:
- the LOC120441004 gene encoding myosin-6-like isoform X1, with translation MRWASSVHRRGFLHQDVWSVTSPKQRGALTWIGRRYRMFRSSSPFSPADLNMWDTKSRFTGQTSAWCGMASVSGSGFLSKVSTSAGGSRQNDPGLRRWQSLSHLGPESPTRSLGAELRAARDGSSFRQTEVVHWLQEAHERLESQLDWLKTRDTLSYNAAIAQLPGRLPQMMKGLEGEKKAAVSPENEKSRQCRELCEKVLNLEKDLLQMRSALDRGSIDQSTERAPGSFNRTLPEKQKVGTEMLELREALKEAETKAKTLEEERNKALQQLQASIEMQRTLLSQIEETDKKLSHTAQDHSDLQKELSEANNKISQACLEKATLSTQVLKLEDNIKEIKAKLTEALCDKDHLIQEKTNLLQRVQVLEMQTHNKQEQKDVVVKEESKALREENEKIRGELEMIKKRLEISHHELQELTDEKIVNTKQVTDLEAWCSQLIREKEELQSEIKGRLEEMQNKCCEHRESVEVLESENQKLRNQCLRLEGEVFEREKREEEYRKQDVVKVQTIEELKAVASHWTEKWQKVALTLQSTQEELEELKKNSRNKGGCDSLLRDELEKLELERSKSQACLHKDKDKGKGEGGQTPDKGTETCLSESSLLWDSESHPNKSLQVSIQSSEVQRLKQKLADREKELSEKEHALKTLERLREMEKNEAKIKISALELKLMKKVPKDGQDQGSLLTDIFIRDSEEIPGKVNQVLPSSKLQTRRQFSEVEDGKPSVQGQRGKTICTLNVDTEQQRRLVTEQLKSLFKEREGKEAQEGNSNGASSPQDWTPTVKLIRAAVDRRNWQQASGLMPVFEEDEEEINSSPAEEEEEGEAGEETHDENLLDQKQQISAMTAEINSLKAKNDSLLQALKSKRSIWDRSPPQKLSDKSSQCSDEYGPEWKRTLPLYPDGVFLAELVHICSPDEEEGEVK
- the LOC120441004 gene encoding myosin-6-like isoform X2, whose protein sequence is MFRSSSPFSPADLNMWDTKSRFTGQTSAWCGMASVSGSGFLSKVSTSAGGSRQNDPGLRRWQSLSHLGPESPTRSLGAELRAARDGSSFRQTEVVHWLQEAHERLESQLDWLKTRDTLSYNAAIAQLPGRLPQMMKGLEGEKKAAVSPENEKSRQCRELCEKVLNLEKDLLQMRSALDRGSIDQSTERAPGSFNRTLPEKQKVGTEMLELREALKEAETKAKTLEEERNKALQQLQASIEMQRTLLSQIEETDKKLSHTAQDHSDLQKELSEANNKISQACLEKATLSTQVLKLEDNIKEIKAKLTEALCDKDHLIQEKTNLLQRVQVLEMQTHNKQEQKDVVVKEESKALREENEKIRGELEMIKKRLEISHHELQELTDEKIVNTKQVTDLEAWCSQLIREKEELQSEIKGRLEEMQNKCCEHRESVEVLESENQKLRNQCLRLEGEVFEREKREEEYRKQDVVKVQTIEELKAVASHWTEKWQKVALTLQSTQEELEELKKNSRNKGGCDSLLRDELEKLELERSKSQACLHKDKDKGKGEGGQTPDKGTETCLSESSLLWDSESHPNKSLQVSIQSSEVQRLKQKLADREKELSEKEHALKTLERLREMEKNEAKIKISALELKLMKKVPKDGQDQGSLLTDIFIRDSEEIPGKVNQVLPSSKLQTRRQFSEVEDGKPSVQGQRGKTICTLNVDTEQQRRLVTEQLKSLFKEREGKEAQEGNSNGASSPQDWTPTVKLIRAAVDRRNWQQASGLMPVFEEDEEEINSSPAEEEEEGEAGEETHDENLLDQKQQISAMTAEINSLKAKNDSLLQALKSKRSIWDRSPPQKLSDKSSQCSDEYGPEWKRTLPLYPDGVFLAELVHICSPDEEEGEVK